In a genomic window of Epinephelus lanceolatus isolate andai-2023 chromosome 3, ASM4190304v1, whole genome shotgun sequence:
- the pold4 gene encoding DNA polymerase delta subunit 4 isoform X1, giving the protein MTTKRGLITDSFKVVKRARRGTKRAKTPSSPPPPQKAEAETKTIREEELETLRHFDLDWRFGPCTGISRLQRWERAKLHGLSPPEEIRDLLLQTHTDPEYSRSLWSEYPL; this is encoded by the exons ATGACAACCAAGCGTGGACTGATAACTGATTCATTCAAGGTGGTGAAGAGAGCAAGGAGGGGGACGAAACGAGCGAAGACGCCTTCTTCTCCTCCGCCACCACAGAAAG CAGAGGCTGAAACTAAAACGATCcgagaggaggagctggagacaCTCAGACATTTTGATCTGGACTGGAGATTTGGGCCTTGCACAG GTATCAGCAGGTTGCAGAGATGGGAGAGAGCAAAGCTTCATGGTCTGAGCCCACCTGAGGAGATCAGAGACCTgctgctgcaaacacacactgaccccGAGTACAGCCggag cCTGTGGAGTGAATACCCTTTGTGA
- the pold4 gene encoding DNA polymerase delta subunit 4 isoform X2: MTTKRGLITDSFKVVKRARRGTKRAKTPSSPPPPQKEAETKTIREEELETLRHFDLDWRFGPCTGISRLQRWERAKLHGLSPPEEIRDLLLQTHTDPEYSRSLWSEYPL; this comes from the exons ATGACAACCAAGCGTGGACTGATAACTGATTCATTCAAGGTGGTGAAGAGAGCAAGGAGGGGGACGAAACGAGCGAAGACGCCTTCTTCTCCTCCGCCACCACAGAAAG AGGCTGAAACTAAAACGATCcgagaggaggagctggagacaCTCAGACATTTTGATCTGGACTGGAGATTTGGGCCTTGCACAG GTATCAGCAGGTTGCAGAGATGGGAGAGAGCAAAGCTTCATGGTCTGAGCCCACCTGAGGAGATCAGAGACCTgctgctgcaaacacacactgaccccGAGTACAGCCggag cCTGTGGAGTGAATACCCTTTGTGA
- the p2rx3b gene encoding P2X purinoceptor 3b translates to MWSCIKDFFTYETTKSVVVKSWTIGIINRVVQLLIITYFIGWVFVNEKAYQVRDTAIESSVMTKVKGFGIYNNKVMDVADYVTPTQGASVFCIITKMITTENQVQGYCPESEKKYICTKQSDCTRLLNKPGSYGILTGNCVPFNATIKMCEIKGWCPAEIDTIKTTPMMEVENFTIFIKNSIRFPTFNYTKGNFLPTITDDYIKKCNFDKVNNTYCPIFRVGDVVRYAQQNFTKLADKGGVIGIKIGWVCDLDKPDDQCNPSYSFTRLDAMSQKNAVSPGYNFRFAKYFKMENGTDYRTLVKAYAIRFDVLVNGNAGKFNMIPTLINMVAAFTSVGVGTVLCDIILLNFLKGAEQYKAKKFEEVSDNPLDSPSSGLYRSQLSLRHNETIMRSSDSGAFSIEHYS, encoded by the exons ATGTGGTCTTGTATTAAAGACTTCTTCACCTATGAAACCACCAAGTCAGTGGTAGTGAAGAGCTGGACCATCGGCATCATCAACCGCGTCGTCCAACTCCTCATCATCACTTACTTCATTGG GTGGGTGTTTGTCAATGAAAAGGCCTACCAGGTGAGAGACACAGCTATTGAATCCTCAGTGATGACCAAGGTCAAAGGTTTTGGAATCTACAATAACAAGGTCATGGATGTTGCCGACTACGTCACTCCCACACAG GGAGCTTCAGTCTTCTGCATCAtcaccaaaatgatcacaacagaGAACCAAGTCCAAGGATACTGTCCTGAG AGTGAGAAGAAGTATATTTGTACCAAGCAAAGTGACTGCACAAGGCTTCTCAACAAGCCAGGAAGTTATG GAATCCTGACAGGGAACTGTGTTCCTTTCAACGCCACCATCAAAATGTGTGAGATAAAAGGATGGTGTCCTGCCGAGATCGACACCATCAAGAC TACGCCAATGATGGAAGTGGAGAATTTCACCATTTTCATTAAGAACAGCATCCGCTTTCCAACCTTCAACTATACCAA GGGGAACTTCCTTCCCACCATCACTGATGATTACATCAAAAAATGTAACTTTGACAAGGTCAACAACACCTACTGCCCCATCTTCAGAGTCGGAGACGTGGTCCGCTACGCACAGCAGAACTTCACTAAACTGGCAGACAAG GGAGGAGTGATTGGAATAAAGATCGGCTGGGTATGTGATCTGGACAAGCCCGATGACCAGTGTAACCCCTCGTACTCATTCACCCGCCTGGATGCCATGTCACAGAAGAACGCTGTCTCGCCAGGCTACAATTTCAG GTTTGCCAAATACTTTAAGATGGAGAATGGCACAGACTACCGCACTCTTGTCAAAGCCTATGCCATCAGGTTTGATGTTCTGGTCAATGGAAAT GCAGGGAAGTTCAACATGATCCCTACACTTATCAACATGGTGGCAGCCTTCACATCAGTGGGAGTG GGTACAGTGTTGTGTGACATCATACTGCTGAACTTCCTGAAAGGAGCGGAGCAGTACAAGGCCAAGAAATTTGAAGAG GTGTCAGACAACCCGCTGGATTCCCCAAGCAGTGGGTTGTACCGCTCCCAGCTGTCACTACGACATAACGAAACCATCATGAGGTCCAGTGACTCGGGGGCATTTTCTATTGAACATTACAGCTAA